Proteins encoded within one genomic window of Bacteroides sedimenti:
- a CDS encoding tRNA threonylcarbamoyladenosine dehydratase, whose product MEEREQRTQLLLGEEKMNRLRKAHVLVVGLGGVGAYAAEMICRAGVGEMTIVDADEVQPSNINRQLPALNSTVGMKKADVVAARMKDINPDLKLTVCPIYLTEENIPELLDSARFDFVVDAIDTISPKCSLIYNAMKRGIKIVSSMGAGAKTDITKVCFADIWDTYHCGLSKAVRKGLQKMGIKRKLPVVFSTEQADPKAIILTDTERNKKSTTGTVSYMPAVFGCYLAEYVIKRI is encoded by the coding sequence ATGGAAGAGAGAGAACAAAGAACACAGCTTTTGCTCGGGGAAGAGAAAATGAATCGCCTGCGTAAAGCTCATGTCTTAGTGGTTGGGCTAGGCGGAGTGGGGGCTTATGCTGCGGAAATGATTTGTCGAGCCGGAGTAGGCGAGATGACCATTGTTGATGCTGATGAGGTTCAGCCATCCAATATTAATCGTCAGCTTCCGGCGTTGAATTCTACCGTTGGAATGAAGAAAGCTGATGTTGTGGCGGCCAGGATGAAAGATATCAATCCGGATTTGAAACTGACCGTCTGTCCAATCTATTTAACTGAAGAGAATATTCCGGAACTGTTAGATTCTGCACGGTTCGATTTTGTGGTTGATGCCATTGATACAATTAGCCCAAAATGTTCTCTGATATATAATGCGATGAAACGCGGAATTAAGATTGTTTCGAGCATGGGAGCAGGTGCCAAGACCGACATTACAAAAGTATGTTTTGCCGATATTTGGGATACTTACCATTGTGGGTTAAGCAAAGCGGTGAGGAAAGGATTGCAGAAGATGGGAATCAAAAGGAAACTGCCGGTTGTGTTCAGTACCGAGCAGGCCGACCCGAAGGCCATTATTCTGACTGATACAGAACGGAATAAGAAATCGACTACCGGTACAGTCAGTTATATGCCGGCAGTTTTTGGGTGTTATCTTGCAGAATATGTAATAAAACGAATTTGA
- a CDS encoding VanZ family protein: protein MATILRKYPFSILVVLAVVYLSFFKPPQTPLDNVTNFDKIAHICMYFGLSGVLWLEYMRSHRKRFRLLKVILTAGVMPVALSGCIELLQEYCTTYRGGDWLDFAANTIGVTLAGLIAYFLVTPRFFRT, encoded by the coding sequence ATGGCAACCATTTTAAGAAAATACCCATTCTCAATATTAGTCGTTTTAGCAGTGGTTTACCTGTCATTCTTCAAACCGCCTCAAACGCCTTTGGACAATGTTACCAACTTCGATAAGATTGCTCATATATGCATGTATTTTGGATTGTCCGGAGTACTATGGCTGGAGTATATGCGAAGTCATCGGAAACGATTCCGGCTATTGAAGGTAATATTAACTGCAGGTGTTATGCCTGTGGCCCTTAGTGGTTGTATTGAGCTTTTACAAGAATATTGCACCACGTATCGCGGTGGCGACTGGCTTGATTTCGCCGCAAATACTATTGGAGTAACCCTTGCCGGATTAATCGCCTATTTTCTTGTCACACCAAGATTCTTTAGAACGTAG
- a CDS encoding ComEA family DNA-binding protein — protein sequence MWKDFFYFSKTERAGFYLLVALILVALTVYWLLPDNPSPRTTKHPDESVYEQFISSVHKREKERNQNYYFPDKEEKIELKAFDPNTADSLTFVRLGLPSFIARNILRYRSKGGKFQTRESFARIYGLSTEQYKKLLPYITIGDEFLKKNDSIRAISPLTVRDSLKYFKYPEGTVICLNEADTTELKKIPGIGIGTAKQIIAYRQKLGGFYKVGQLQDNARLPTELNKWFIIKNGPFHRININRLNIDRLINHPYINFYQAKVIIEHRKKKGAIKNLKELSLYEEFTSKDLERLTPYICF from the coding sequence GTGTGGAAAGACTTTTTCTATTTTAGCAAAACAGAACGAGCAGGATTCTATCTGCTGGTTGCCCTGATTCTGGTGGCGCTGACTGTTTACTGGCTGCTTCCGGATAACCCTTCCCCCAGAACAACAAAGCATCCGGACGAATCAGTCTATGAACAATTTATCTCCTCTGTACACAAACGGGAAAAAGAACGAAATCAGAACTACTATTTTCCAGATAAGGAAGAAAAGATAGAGCTAAAAGCATTCGATCCCAATACTGCCGATTCGCTGACTTTTGTCCGACTTGGATTGCCTTCTTTTATCGCGCGTAATATTTTGCGATATCGATCGAAAGGGGGAAAATTCCAAACCCGGGAATCATTTGCCAGGATTTACGGGCTCTCGACCGAACAGTATAAAAAATTGCTGCCATACATCACTATCGGCGATGAATTCTTGAAGAAGAACGATTCAATCCGGGCCATTTCACCGCTTACAGTCCGGGATTCACTTAAGTATTTTAAATATCCGGAAGGTACCGTAATCTGTCTGAACGAAGCTGACACCACCGAATTAAAAAAGATTCCCGGAATAGGAATCGGAACTGCCAAGCAGATAATTGCGTATCGGCAAAAACTGGGCGGCTTCTATAAAGTGGGACAGCTACAGGACAACGCCCGTCTCCCGACAGAGCTCAACAAATGGTTCATCATCAAAAACGGGCCTTTCCACCGGATAAACATAAACAGATTGAACATCGATAGACTTATCAACCACCCCTACATTAATTTTTATCAGGCAAAGGTCATTATCGAACACCGGAAAAAGAAAGGTGCCATAAAAAACCTGAAGGAGCTTTCCTTATATGAAGAATTTACGTCAAAAGACCTTGAGCGATTGACCCCCTATATCTGTTTCTAG
- the folP gene encoding dihydropteroate synthase yields MTHPFSKSINVKGKLMDLSTPQVMGVLNVTPDSFYSGCRVQSEQAITVRARQILDEGASIIDIGAYSSRPNAEDISPEEEIRRLRPALQILKEQYPDAVVSVDTFRASVAEVCVAEYGVAIINDISGGEMDKNMFDTVARLQVPYIMQHMQGTPQNMQEAPHYSNLLKETFLYFAEKVQKLRDKGINDIIIDPGFGFGKTLDHNYELLNHLEEFSIFELPVLIGVSRKSMITKLLGISTEDALNGTTVVNTIALLKGADIIRVHDVKEAAQAVRIVEKCRNL; encoded by the coding sequence ATGACTCACCCTTTCTCAAAAAGTATCAACGTAAAAGGAAAATTAATGGATCTTTCCACCCCTCAAGTGATGGGTGTTTTAAATGTTACCCCCGATTCATTTTACTCAGGATGTCGTGTTCAGTCTGAACAGGCAATCACAGTGCGTGCTAGACAAATCCTTGATGAAGGAGCTTCTATTATTGATATCGGAGCATACTCTTCCCGTCCTAATGCTGAAGATATTTCTCCTGAGGAAGAGATAAGAAGACTTCGTCCGGCGCTGCAAATTCTAAAGGAGCAATATCCGGATGCTGTTGTTTCTGTCGATACATTCAGGGCTAGTGTTGCCGAAGTTTGTGTGGCGGAGTATGGAGTTGCTATAATTAATGATATTTCAGGCGGTGAAATGGATAAAAATATGTTCGATACTGTTGCCCGTCTGCAGGTTCCTTATATCATGCAACATATGCAGGGCACTCCTCAGAATATGCAGGAAGCGCCTCATTATAGCAATTTGCTGAAGGAAACTTTTCTCTATTTTGCAGAAAAAGTGCAGAAACTTCGCGATAAAGGAATTAATGATATAATTATCGATCCAGGCTTTGGATTTGGCAAAACATTGGATCATAATTATGAGCTGCTTAATCATCTGGAAGAGTTCAGTATATTTGAACTTCCTGTACTTATTGGCGTTTCCAGAAAATCGATGATCACCAAACTGCTTGGAATATCAACAGAAGATGCATTGAATGGAACCACAGTTGTAAACACAATTGCTCTGCTGAAAGGAGCCGATATTATCCGGGTGCATGATGTAAAAGAAGCAGCTCAGGCAGTCCGGATTGTAGAAAAATGTAGAAACTTATAA
- a CDS encoding UDP-N-acetylmuramoyl-tripeptide--D-alanyl-D-alanine ligase → MTISALYQIYLQYPIVTTDSRSCPEGSIFFALKGDNFNGNTFAEKALKEGCAYAVVDEAQYADPENTRIILVDDCLKTLQKLANFHRKQLGTRIIGITGTNGKTTTKELIAAVLSETHNVLYTLGNLNNHIGVPLTLLKLRASHDLAVIEMGANHPGEIKALVEIAEPDYGIITNVGKAHLEGFGSFEGVIKTKGELYDFLRQKEDSIVFIQNENPFLNDIADGLTLIRYGVNENIYVNGKINSCSPYLTFEWKAGKDGHLHHVQTQLIGEYNFDNALAAVAIGRFFGVEPAKIDYALTNYTPQNNRSQLKETEDNKLIIDAYNANPTSMMAALKNFKRMEVKHKMVILGDMKELGDSSIDEHQKIVDFIGTCNFEKVILIGEQFEETEHPYDTFPNVSEVIKLINQDKPKGYYVLIKGSNSMKLGLIVEHL, encoded by the coding sequence ATGACAATATCAGCTCTTTACCAGATTTATCTGCAATATCCAATTGTTACAACCGATAGTCGCAGCTGTCCTGAAGGTTCAATCTTTTTCGCCTTGAAAGGAGATAACTTTAATGGAAACACTTTTGCCGAAAAAGCCCTGAAAGAAGGATGTGCTTATGCAGTAGTGGACGAAGCTCAATATGCTGACCCTGAGAACACACGCATCATTCTGGTGGACGACTGTCTGAAAACTCTTCAGAAGTTAGCCAATTTTCATCGCAAGCAACTGGGAACAAGAATTATCGGAATTACCGGAACCAACGGAAAGACAACAACAAAAGAGCTGATTGCCGCCGTATTGTCTGAAACTCATAATGTTTTATATACTCTGGGAAACCTGAATAATCATATCGGTGTACCTCTTACTTTGCTAAAGCTCCGCGCCAGCCACGATCTTGCAGTTATTGAAATGGGCGCCAACCACCCCGGAGAAATCAAGGCGCTGGTTGAAATAGCCGAACCCGATTACGGCATTATCACCAATGTAGGGAAAGCTCACCTGGAAGGATTTGGTTCTTTCGAGGGGGTAATCAAAACAAAGGGGGAACTTTATGACTTTCTGCGTCAGAAAGAAGACTCAATAGTTTTCATTCAAAACGAAAATCCTTTCCTGAATGATATAGCAGACGGATTGACATTAATTCGTTACGGAGTAAATGAGAATATCTACGTAAATGGAAAAATAAACTCTTGCTCACCTTATCTCACATTTGAATGGAAAGCGGGTAAAGATGGACACTTACATCATGTTCAAACACAGCTTATCGGTGAATACAACTTCGATAATGCTCTTGCTGCAGTTGCTATTGGCCGTTTCTTTGGTGTAGAACCGGCAAAAATAGATTATGCACTGACTAACTATACTCCACAGAATAATCGTTCTCAACTGAAGGAAACTGAAGACAACAAACTTATCATTGATGCCTACAACGCAAACCCTACAAGTATGATGGCGGCATTGAAAAACTTCAAACGGATGGAAGTGAAACACAAGATGGTAATCCTTGGAGACATGAAGGAGTTGGGCGATTCAAGCATTGATGAGCATCAAAAAATAGTCGATTTCATCGGTACCTGTAACTTTGAAAAAGTGATCTTAATAGGTGAACAGTTCGAAGAAACCGAACATCCATACGACACCTTCCCAAATGTATCGGAAGTCATCAAATTAATCAATCAGGATAAGCCCAAAGGCTATTATGTACTGATTAAGGGATCGAACAGCATGAAACTGGGACTTATTGTAGAACACTTGTAA
- a CDS encoding cation:proton antiporter — MHLFDYSLRLPITDPTWIFFLVLTIILFAPILLDRLRIPHIIGMILAGVAIGKFGFNILERDSSFELFGKVGLYYIMFLAGLEMDMLDFKKNRNKAVVFGVITFIIPVLLGVWSGTALLGYGVLTSVLLASMFASHTLVSYPIISRYGLSRLKSVNITIGGTAVTVTLALLTLTMVTGMFKNEINQYFWILQLTKMALTCFVIIFFFPRIGRWFFRRYEDGVMQFVFILAMVFLGGGILELVGLEGILGAFLVGLVFNRLVPHVSPLMNHVEFVGNALFIPYFLIGVGMLIDVKTLFSGGEALKVALIITFLPLCGKWLASFITQKMFKMNFHERRIIFGLSSAKVAASLAVVLIGHEIVMPNGERLLNADVLNGTVLMILVSSLISSFVTERASRKIAMKNEAQERLGETKTEDNILIPVSNPDTIGNLVNLALVIKNPKRKDGLIALNVMNDHNESSVMQAQGKKYLEKSAMIAAAADVTMHTVSRYDLNIASGIIHTIKEYNVSDVVIGLHRKINLVDSFFGVTAENLLKNTHRQIMIVKCLMPVNTLRRIVVAVPPKAEFEAGFTRWVNHVCRMGNQLGCKVHFFAHPQTLDRLDVLINKTFKELRYEFSELADWDDLLLLTGQVNFDHLLVIVSARKGSISYHPSFEALPSQLSKYFNNNSLMILYPDQYGDPEETITFSAPHGSSESLTYDKMGQWFNNWFKKN, encoded by the coding sequence ATGCATTTGTTCGATTATTCCTTGCGACTGCCAATAACAGATCCAACGTGGATCTTTTTTTTGGTACTTACCATTATTCTGTTCGCGCCGATTCTTTTGGATCGCCTGCGCATACCCCATATCATCGGAATGATTCTTGCCGGAGTGGCAATAGGTAAGTTCGGTTTCAATATCTTGGAGCGTGACAGTAGTTTTGAATTATTCGGTAAGGTAGGACTTTATTATATCATGTTTCTTGCCGGATTAGAGATGGATATGCTCGATTTCAAAAAAAACCGCAATAAAGCCGTTGTATTCGGAGTAATTACATTTATCATTCCTGTGCTATTGGGTGTGTGGAGCGGTACTGCTCTTTTAGGATATGGCGTACTAACCTCCGTTTTACTTGCCAGTATGTTTGCTTCGCATACACTCGTTTCATATCCCATAATCAGCCGTTACGGACTTAGCCGTTTAAAAAGCGTGAATATAACGATAGGGGGCACAGCTGTGACAGTAACACTGGCACTGCTTACTTTGACTATGGTTACGGGCATGTTTAAAAATGAAATAAATCAGTACTTCTGGATTCTGCAGCTGACAAAAATGGCATTGACCTGTTTTGTTATAATCTTCTTCTTCCCCCGCATCGGACGTTGGTTCTTCCGTCGGTACGAGGATGGAGTAATGCAGTTTGTTTTTATCCTAGCAATGGTGTTTCTTGGTGGAGGGATTCTGGAGCTGGTAGGGCTGGAAGGAATTTTAGGCGCGTTTCTGGTAGGACTTGTTTTTAATAGGCTGGTGCCACATGTCTCTCCGCTTATGAACCATGTGGAATTTGTAGGAAATGCCCTTTTCATCCCGTATTTCCTGATTGGCGTGGGGATGCTGATTGATGTCAAGACTTTATTCTCGGGTGGAGAAGCCCTTAAAGTGGCTCTTATAATCACCTTTTTGCCATTATGCGGCAAATGGCTCGCCTCTTTCATTACTCAGAAAATGTTTAAAATGAATTTTCATGAACGAAGAATCATTTTCGGACTAAGTAGTGCAAAGGTGGCTGCGTCATTGGCTGTGGTACTAATTGGCCATGAAATTGTTATGCCGAATGGAGAACGGTTGCTGAATGCCGATGTGCTGAACGGAACTGTGTTGATGATTCTTGTGTCTTCTTTGATAAGTTCGTTTGTGACGGAACGTGCATCGAGGAAGATTGCAATGAAAAACGAGGCACAAGAGAGATTGGGTGAGACAAAAACAGAAGATAATATTCTGATTCCAGTTTCAAATCCAGATACAATTGGCAATTTGGTGAATCTTGCGCTTGTTATCAAAAACCCGAAACGGAAAGATGGCTTGATTGCTTTGAATGTGATGAACGATCATAACGAATCAAGCGTAATGCAGGCACAGGGAAAGAAATATCTCGAAAAATCGGCGATGATTGCCGCTGCTGCAGATGTGACCATGCATACAGTAAGTCGGTACGATTTGAACATAGCATCCGGTATAATTCATACCATCAAGGAGTATAATGTATCTGATGTTGTGATAGGTCTTCACCGGAAAATCAATTTAGTGGATTCATTCTTTGGAGTAACGGCGGAGAATTTGCTGAAAAACACCCATCGTCAGATAATGATTGTAAAATGTTTGATGCCGGTTAACACACTTCGGCGCATAGTTGTTGCCGTACCACCAAAAGCTGAGTTCGAAGCCGGTTTTACCAGGTGGGTTAATCATGTTTGCCGGATGGGAAATCAGCTTGGGTGTAAGGTACATTTCTTTGCACATCCTCAAACACTTGACCGACTGGATGTGTTAATCAACAAGACATTCAAAGAGTTGCGCTATGAATTTTCGGAACTAGCCGATTGGGATGATTTACTTCTGCTTACCGGACAGGTAAATTTTGATCATTTGTTGGTGATTGTAAGTGCACGAAAAGGTTCTATCTCTTACCATCCGTCATTTGAAGCTCTGCCTTCCCAGCTATCTAAATATTTCAATAATAATAGTTTGATGATTCTTTATCCTGACCAATACGGAGACCCTGAAGAGACAATTACTTTTTCTGCTCCGCATGGCAGTAGTGAGTCGCTGACTTATGACAAAATGGGACAATGGTTTAATAACTGGTTTAAGAAAAACTGA
- a CDS encoding LrgB family protein: MSFIENPIFLLALTFGLFFISKLIQRKTGWLLLNPILLTIAILIVILKACNISYETYHEGGQFIEFWLKPAVVALGVPLYLQLEKIKKQLVPILLSQLAGCIVGVTSVVLIARLLGGTKEVILSLAAKSVTTPIAMEVTKTIGGIPSLTAAVVVCVGLFGSIFGFRVFAILKIGSPIAQGLSLGTAAHAVGTSTAMDISGKYGAYASLGLTLNGIFTALFTPTILRLLGLL; the protein is encoded by the coding sequence ATGAGTTTCATAGAAAACCCTATATTTTTGTTAGCACTGACATTTGGACTGTTTTTTATTTCCAAACTGATTCAGCGTAAAACCGGATGGCTATTGCTCAACCCTATCTTGCTAACAATCGCCATTTTGATTGTCATTCTAAAAGCCTGTAACATCAGTTACGAAACTTATCATGAAGGTGGGCAGTTCATTGAGTTCTGGCTAAAGCCGGCAGTTGTTGCTTTGGGTGTTCCCCTATACCTGCAATTGGAAAAAATAAAAAAACAATTAGTACCTATTTTGCTTTCACAACTAGCAGGGTGCATTGTTGGAGTAACCTCGGTTGTTTTAATAGCACGTCTTCTAGGTGGCACAAAAGAGGTCATTTTGTCGCTTGCTGCCAAATCTGTCACAACTCCTATTGCTATGGAAGTTACAAAAACAATTGGTGGCATTCCATCATTAACTGCAGCTGTAGTAGTTTGTGTCGGTCTCTTCGGCTCAATTTTCGGTTTCAGGGTTTTCGCCATTCTAAAAATCGGAAGTCCAATCGCACAAGGACTTTCACTGGGAACTGCGGCTCATGCTGTGGGTACATCTACTGCCATGGATATCAGCGGTAAATATGGTGCTTATGCTAGTTTAGGACTCACATTAAATGGTATATTCACGGCATTATTTACTCCTACAATCTTAAGATTATTAGGTTTGCTTTAA
- a CDS encoding GNAT family N-acetyltransferase, producing the protein MKEEVRKLWNLCFGDNEEFTELYFSRRYNEDVNLAIEEEGKVISALQLLPYPMTFCKEIIPTGYISGACTHPDYRSKGVMKRLLSKAFQRMQERDVPLSTLIPAEEWLFDYYWKMGYVPVFEYTENACFKKELIPSHKYIITEYTSADHHIFPYFEKKMKERPCCIQHTLEDFMVIVDDFNLGKGKILVASSGGEIEGMVFCYAEKETLFVSELFYENKLVKDTLLYTAAEEMNTEKIKIKSPAAYKKGEILGMARIINAEAMLQTFAFNYPDIKISFRLEDQQIELNNRIFSMNRGKIKVDNSKETPLQIDIRQLTQALLGYDIEQLPEEFREFPKQAPYMSLMLD; encoded by the coding sequence ATGAAAGAGGAAGTCAGGAAACTATGGAACCTCTGTTTTGGAGACAATGAAGAGTTCACAGAACTCTATTTCTCCAGACGATATAACGAAGATGTTAATCTGGCTATTGAGGAAGAGGGAAAGGTCATCTCTGCATTGCAGTTATTGCCTTACCCCATGACATTCTGTAAGGAAATTATTCCTACCGGATACATCTCCGGTGCATGTACTCATCCAGATTATCGAAGTAAAGGAGTGATGAAAAGACTGCTTTCGAAAGCATTCCAACGAATGCAGGAAAGAGATGTTCCTTTATCAACACTTATTCCTGCAGAGGAGTGGCTTTTTGATTATTATTGGAAAATGGGATATGTGCCAGTATTTGAATACACAGAAAACGCCTGTTTTAAAAAAGAACTAATACCTTCACACAAATACATCATAACCGAGTATACCTCTGCCGATCATCACATCTTTCCATATTTTGAGAAAAAAATGAAAGAACGTCCCTGCTGCATACAACACACCCTAGAAGATTTTATGGTAATTGTAGATGACTTTAATTTAGGAAAAGGAAAGATCTTGGTTGCAAGCTCAGGGGGAGAAATAGAAGGGATGGTTTTTTGTTATGCGGAAAAAGAGACTTTGTTCGTTTCTGAACTTTTTTATGAAAATAAACTAGTAAAAGATACACTTCTTTATACGGCAGCAGAAGAGATGAATACCGAGAAAATCAAAATAAAGTCTCCAGCTGCTTATAAAAAGGGTGAAATTCTTGGCATGGCACGTATCATTAATGCAGAAGCGATGCTTCAAACTTTTGCATTCAATTACCCGGATATAAAGATTTCCTTTCGATTGGAAGACCAACAAATTGAACTGAACAATAGAATATTCTCGATGAATAGGGGTAAAATAAAAGTTGATAATTCGAAGGAGACACCATTGCAGATTGATATCCGGCAGCTTACACAGGCTCTTTTAGGATACGATATAGAACAATTGCCAGAAGAATTCCGAGAATTTCCTAAACAAGCACCTTACATGAGCTTAATGCTTGATTAA
- the cdaA gene encoding diadenylate cyclase CdaA yields MPIAFGVKDLIDILLVAFLLYYTYKLMKSSGSINVFVGILVFILIWFVVTQILEMRLLGSIFDKLVSVGALALIVLFQDEIRHFLLTLGSHQRASAIARFLSGASKEQLEKSDVVPIVLACLNMSKQRIGALIVIERSIPLYEIVRTGETIDANVNQRLIENIFFKNSPLHDGAMVVSKKRIKAAGCILPVSHNLDIPKELGLRHRAAMGISQVTDAHAVIVSEETGAISVAYHGQFHLRLNAEELESLLTKED; encoded by the coding sequence ATGCCAATAGCATTTGGAGTAAAGGATCTTATAGATATATTGTTAGTGGCTTTTTTGCTCTACTATACCTACAAACTGATGAAATCATCAGGGTCTATCAATGTCTTTGTCGGAATATTAGTCTTTATTCTGATATGGTTCGTTGTAACCCAGATTCTTGAAATGCGTTTGTTGGGTTCAATTTTTGATAAATTGGTTAGCGTTGGAGCACTTGCCCTGATTGTTTTGTTTCAAGATGAGATCAGGCACTTTCTACTTACTCTAGGTTCTCATCAGCGAGCCAGCGCTATAGCGCGCTTTCTGTCAGGAGCATCAAAGGAACAGCTCGAGAAAAGTGACGTTGTACCCATTGTTCTGGCATGTCTTAATATGAGTAAACAACGGATTGGTGCTTTGATCGTTATAGAACGCAGTATCCCTCTTTATGAAATAGTCAGGACGGGCGAAACAATTGATGCCAATGTTAATCAACGTCTGATTGAGAATATTTTCTTTAAAAACAGCCCATTGCACGATGGGGCTATGGTAGTAAGCAAAAAAAGAATAAAAGCAGCAGGTTGCATTCTTCCCGTATCACATAATCTGGATATACCAAAAGAACTGGGACTGCGTCATAGGGCTGCAATGGGTATTTCGCAGGTGACTGACGCTCATGCAGTGATAGTAAGCGAGGAGACTGGTGCAATATCAGTTGCTTATCATGGACAGTTTCATTTAAGGCTGAATGCAGAGGAACTGGAAAGTCTTTTAACAAAAGAAGATTAA
- a CDS encoding DUF2156 domain-containing protein, with protein sequence MIQFKDITPKDKEAITSITMKSERKNCDLSFSNLCSWRFMFNTQFAVAEGFLIIKFHLNGKLAYMMPVGEGDLNVILKELIEDAENENQSFMMYGVCNNMKEEIEKLMPGKFVFSSNRDYADYIYLRSELAELKGKKFQAKRNHVNKFHKTYTDYEYAPITTDRIDECLRLEEEWCKANDCGQQNGSGNERTSLTYALNHFDELGLTGGILYVNGKIAAFTFGMPINHETFGVHVEKADTQIEGAYNVINQEFARRIPEQYIYLNREEDLGIEGLRKAKLSYQPTIILEKNIARLKG encoded by the coding sequence ATGATACAATTTAAAGATATTACACCTAAGGATAAAGAGGCTATTACCTCTATTACAATGAAAAGCGAAAGAAAGAATTGTGATCTTTCTTTCTCGAACCTGTGCAGTTGGCGATTTATGTTTAATACTCAGTTTGCCGTTGCTGAAGGGTTCCTGATCATCAAGTTTCATCTAAACGGGAAACTTGCGTATATGATGCCTGTTGGCGAAGGCGATTTGAATGTAATTCTGAAAGAACTGATAGAAGACGCTGAAAACGAAAATCAGTCTTTCATGATGTATGGCGTTTGCAACAACATGAAAGAAGAAATTGAAAAGCTGATGCCCGGGAAATTTGTATTTTCCTCAAACAGAGATTATGCCGATTATATTTACCTCCGGTCTGAACTTGCAGAACTCAAAGGAAAGAAATTCCAGGCAAAACGTAATCACGTAAATAAATTCCATAAAACATACACTGATTACGAATATGCCCCCATCACCACCGATCGTATTGACGAATGTCTGAGACTGGAAGAAGAGTGGTGTAAGGCAAATGACTGTGGACAACAAAATGGATCTGGCAATGAACGTACATCATTGACCTACGCGCTTAATCATTTCGATGAATTAGGCCTGACAGGAGGGATACTGTATGTTAACGGTAAAATTGCAGCCTTTACTTTTGGCATGCCAATTAATCATGAAACATTCGGAGTGCACGTTGAAAAAGCCGATACTCAAATTGAGGGAGCATACAATGTGATTAACCAGGAGTTTGCACGCCGGATTCCTGAACAATACATCTATCTGAACCGGGAAGAGGATCTGGGCATTGAAGGACTCAGAAAAGCAAAACTTTCATATCAGCCAACTATCATTCTGGAAAAGAATATTGCACGATTAAAAGGATAA
- a CDS encoding ABC transporter ATP-binding protein, which translates to MIKLEGITKSFGDLQVLKGIDLEISKGEVVSIVGPSGAGKTTLLQIMGTLDKPDGGTVKMNDQELNRMKDKEMAAFRNKHIGFVFQFHQLLPEFTALENVMIPAFIAGTSTKEATKRAKEILNFMGLTERSTHKPNELSGGEKQRVAVARALINHPSVILADEPSGSLDTHNKNELHQLFFDLRDKFEQTFVIVTHDEGLAKITDRTIHMIDGQIV; encoded by the coding sequence ATGATAAAACTAGAAGGAATAACAAAGAGCTTTGGCGATTTACAGGTGCTGAAGGGAATTGACCTTGAGATATCCAAAGGTGAGGTTGTAAGTATTGTAGGCCCCAGCGGCGCGGGGAAAACAACCTTGCTTCAGATAATGGGAACATTGGACAAGCCGGATGGCGGAACGGTTAAAATGAATGACCAGGAGCTTAACCGAATGAAGGATAAGGAGATGGCTGCATTTAGAAATAAGCATATTGGCTTTGTATTCCAGTTCCACCAGTTATTGCCTGAGTTTACCGCTCTGGAAAATGTGATGATTCCTGCATTTATTGCCGGTACATCGACTAAGGAGGCAACCAAGAGAGCTAAGGAAATCCTTAATTTTATGGGGCTGACCGAGCGCTCCACTCATAAGCCAAATGAACTTTCGGGGGGAGAAAAGCAGCGTGTGGCAGTTGCCCGTGCATTGATTAACCATCCTTCGGTGATTCTTGCCGATGAACCATCAGGAAGTTTGGATACTCACAATAAAAATGAGCTGCATCAGCTCTTCTTTGACCTTCGCGATAAGTTTGAGCAGACTTTTGTTATTGTTACGCACGACGAAGGCCTGGCTAAGATTACCGACCGGACCATTCATATGATTGACGGGCAGATTGTCTAG